The following are encoded together in the Rhizobium tumorigenes genome:
- the ftsW gene encoding putative lipid II flippase FtsW, protein MVSRVDRGALADWFWTIDRFFLGIFILLLGIGFMLSFAASPAVATRIGLEPFHFVKRHAAFLIPAVAVMIGISFLTPRQVRRTAVIILVVSLAMMLFALFFGVEVKGSRRWVNLASLSIQPSEFMKPAFVVVCAWLFAEHARQPEIPGNLFAIILFGIVASLLVAQPDLGQTILTSAVWAGMFFMAGMPWLWIFVLGGMGVGGLFSAYYVFPHVALRIDKFLTGEGDTFQVDTAREAIVRGDWFGVGPGEGIVKRIIPDAHTDFIFSVAAEEFGIIFCMFLVCIFAVLVLRGLSHAYREKNDFNRFAVAGLVLQIGIQSIINVGVNLQLLPAKGMTLPLISYGGSSMIAICVTAGFILALTRHRPEKRMQERSLFRVTHGVPAE, encoded by the coding sequence ATGGTAAGCCGCGTAGACCGTGGGGCCCTGGCCGACTGGTTCTGGACGATCGATCGTTTTTTCCTCGGGATTTTCATCCTGCTTCTCGGCATCGGCTTCATGCTGTCGTTTGCCGCGTCACCGGCAGTGGCAACCCGCATCGGGCTCGAGCCCTTCCACTTCGTCAAGCGCCATGCCGCCTTCCTCATCCCGGCAGTCGCCGTGATGATCGGCATTTCCTTCCTGACGCCGCGTCAGGTGCGCCGGACGGCTGTGATCATTCTCGTCGTATCGCTGGCGATGATGCTGTTTGCGTTGTTCTTCGGCGTCGAGGTCAAGGGCTCGCGCCGCTGGGTCAATCTCGCCAGCCTGTCGATCCAGCCTTCGGAATTCATGAAGCCGGCCTTCGTCGTCGTCTGCGCCTGGCTTTTTGCCGAGCATGCCCGCCAGCCTGAAATTCCCGGCAACCTCTTTGCCATCATTCTGTTTGGCATCGTTGCCTCGTTGCTGGTCGCCCAGCCCGACCTTGGCCAGACCATCCTGACATCGGCCGTCTGGGCCGGCATGTTCTTCATGGCCGGCATGCCCTGGCTGTGGATCTTCGTGCTCGGCGGCATGGGGGTGGGTGGTCTTTTCAGCGCCTATTACGTCTTCCCGCACGTGGCGCTGCGCATCGACAAGTTTCTGACCGGCGAAGGCGATACCTTCCAGGTCGATACAGCCCGCGAGGCAATTGTGCGCGGCGACTGGTTCGGCGTCGGTCCGGGCGAGGGTATCGTCAAACGCATCATTCCCGACGCCCACACCGACTTCATCTTTTCGGTGGCTGCGGAAGAGTTCGGCATCATCTTCTGCATGTTCCTGGTCTGCATCTTCGCGGTCCTTGTTCTTCGCGGACTGTCTCATGCCTACCGTGAGAAGAACGACTTCAACCGCTTCGCCGTTGCCGGCCTGGTGCTGCAGATCGGCATCCAGTCCATCATCAATGTCGGCGTGAACCTGCAGTTGCTGCCGGCCAAGGGCATGACCCTGCCGCTGATCTCCTACGGTGGTTCGTCGATGATTGCGATCTGCGTGACCGCAGGCTTCATCCTGGCGCTGACCCGTCACCGACCGGAGAAGCGCATGCAGGAGCGCAGCCTGTTTCGCGTAACCCACGGCGTTCCGGCGGAGTGA
- the murD gene encoding UDP-N-acetylmuramoyl-L-alanine--D-glutamate ligase, whose protein sequence is MIPVTTLKGKKVALFGLGGSGLATALALVAGGAEVTAWDDNPDSVAKASAAGVPTADLRTIDWAGLSTFVLSPGVPLTHPKPHWTVDLARSAGVEIVGDVELFVRERRAQAPDCTFIAITGTNGKSTTTALIAHILRSSGRDTQMGGNIGTAILTLDPPQAERYYVIECSSYQIDLAPTLNPSAGILLNLTPDHLDRHGTMQHYADIKERLVAGSSTAIVGVDDSFSTVIADRIERAGGTVMRISRRQVLSDGLYADGRRIVRASAGETDAIADLDGIQTLRGSHNAQNAAAAIAACLAVGVSVEDIQSGLTSFPGLKHRMQPVARRGTVVFVNDSKATNAEAAAPALSSYERIYWIAGGLPKEGGIASLAPLFSRIAKAYLIGEAAPQFAATLGEAVPYEISGTLDRAVLHAAADAAMDQGVSAAVMLSPACASFDQYKNFEVRGDSFVAHVSALEGITMLIGSPTGGA, encoded by the coding sequence ATGATCCCGGTCACCACGCTCAAGGGTAAAAAGGTCGCGTTGTTCGGGCTCGGCGGCTCGGGCCTCGCCACGGCCCTGGCGCTGGTGGCTGGCGGCGCTGAAGTCACCGCCTGGGACGACAATCCCGACAGCGTTGCAAAGGCGTCGGCCGCTGGGGTTCCCACGGCCGACCTTAGAACAATCGACTGGGCAGGGCTGTCGACCTTCGTGCTGTCGCCGGGCGTGCCGCTCACCCATCCGAAGCCTCACTGGACCGTTGACCTCGCCCGGTCGGCAGGTGTCGAGATCGTCGGCGATGTCGAACTGTTCGTTCGCGAGCGTCGCGCCCAAGCGCCGGATTGCACTTTCATCGCGATAACCGGCACCAACGGCAAGTCGACGACGACGGCGCTGATCGCCCATATTCTCAGATCAAGCGGTCGCGACACGCAGATGGGTGGCAATATCGGCACCGCCATCCTGACGCTCGATCCGCCGCAGGCCGAGCGCTACTATGTCATCGAGTGCTCATCCTACCAGATCGATCTCGCCCCGACGCTCAATCCCTCGGCCGGTATCCTCCTCAACCTGACCCCCGATCATCTCGACCGGCATGGAACCATGCAGCATTACGCCGATATCAAGGAGCGCCTTGTGGCCGGCAGCAGCACGGCGATCGTCGGGGTCGATGACAGCTTCTCGACAGTCATTGCCGACCGCATCGAACGCGCCGGCGGCACGGTGATGCGCATCTCTCGCCGCCAGGTGTTGTCGGACGGTCTCTATGCCGACGGTAGACGGATTGTCCGCGCATCGGCCGGAGAGACGGATGCCATTGCCGATCTCGACGGCATCCAGACATTGCGCGGCAGCCACAACGCCCAGAACGCCGCAGCGGCAATCGCCGCCTGCCTGGCGGTGGGCGTATCCGTCGAGGATATCCAGTCCGGCCTCACATCCTTTCCAGGACTGAAGCATCGTATGCAGCCGGTGGCGCGGCGCGGCACTGTCGTGTTTGTCAATGATTCGAAGGCGACCAATGCCGAGGCCGCAGCGCCGGCCTTGTCGAGCTACGAGCGGATCTACTGGATTGCCGGCGGCTTGCCGAAAGAGGGAGGCATCGCCTCGCTCGCGCCGTTGTTTTCCCGTATCGCCAAGGCATACCTGATCGGCGAGGCGGCACCGCAGTTTGCAGCGACGTTGGGCGAGGCCGTGCCATACGAGATTTCCGGCACGCTTGATCGCGCCGTTCTGCACGCGGCTGCTGATGCGGCGATGGATCAGGGCGTCAGCGCTGCTGTCATGCTATCACCGGCTTGCGCAAGTTTCGACCAATACAAGAACTTCGAGGTCAGAGGGGATTCCTTCGTCGCACACGTGTCGGCGCTGGAAGGGATCACCATGCTGATCGGTTCGCCAACAGGAGGCGCATGA
- the mraY gene encoding phospho-N-acetylmuramoyl-pentapeptide-transferase: MLIWLVDLSEHVKFFNLFRYITFRTGGALFTSALIVFLFGPRIIASLRLRQGKGQPIRADGPQTHFKKAGTPTMGGLMIIAGVVGSCLLWADLSSVYVVAVLLVTLGFGAIGFYDDYLKVTKQSDKGFSGRKRLLIEFVIACIAVYFMMRSALASGPAGSTFGSSIAFPFFKDFMINLGLFFVLFGGFVIVAAGNSVNLTDGLDGLAIVPVMIAAASFGVIAYLAGNVVFANYLQINFVPGTGELSVVLGAMIGAGLGFLWFNAPPAAIFMGDTGSLALGGMIGTVAVATKHEIVMAIIGGLFVMETLSVIIQVGFFKMTGRRVFLMAPIHHHFEKKGWTESQVVIRFWIIAVVLAMVGLSTLKLR; encoded by the coding sequence ATGCTGATCTGGCTCGTCGACCTCTCTGAACATGTGAAATTCTTCAATCTGTTCAGATACATCACGTTTCGCACCGGCGGCGCCCTGTTCACCTCGGCACTGATCGTCTTCCTGTTCGGACCGAGAATCATTGCATCGCTGCGCCTTCGCCAGGGCAAGGGGCAGCCGATCCGTGCCGATGGACCGCAGACGCATTTCAAGAAGGCCGGCACGCCGACGATGGGCGGGCTGATGATTATCGCCGGTGTCGTCGGTTCCTGCCTGTTGTGGGCCGATCTTTCTAGCGTCTATGTGGTGGCGGTTCTCCTGGTAACGCTCGGCTTCGGCGCAATCGGCTTCTACGACGACTATCTCAAGGTCACCAAGCAGAGCGACAAGGGCTTCTCCGGCCGCAAGCGCCTTTTGATCGAGTTCGTCATTGCGTGCATCGCTGTCTATTTCATGATGCGCTCGGCGCTGGCATCGGGTCCGGCCGGATCGACTTTCGGCTCGTCGATCGCCTTTCCTTTCTTCAAGGACTTCATGATCAATCTCGGCCTGTTTTTCGTGCTGTTCGGCGGCTTCGTCATCGTTGCGGCCGGCAACTCGGTCAACCTGACGGATGGCCTCGACGGTCTTGCTATCGTTCCGGTAATGATCGCAGCGGCGTCGTTCGGCGTCATCGCCTATCTCGCCGGCAACGTCGTGTTCGCCAATTACCTGCAGATCAACTTCGTGCCAGGGACCGGCGAACTTTCCGTCGTGCTCGGGGCGATGATCGGGGCGGGGCTTGGCTTCCTGTGGTTCAACGCGCCGCCAGCCGCCATCTTCATGGGCGACACCGGCTCGCTGGCGCTGGGTGGCATGATCGGTACGGTTGCCGTCGCCACCAAGCATGAGATAGTCATGGCGATCATCGGCGGATTGTTCGTCATGGAAACCCTGTCGGTCATCATCCAGGTCGGCTTCTTCAAGATGACCGGCCGGCGCGTCTTCCTGATGGCGCCTATCCACCACCATTTCGAGAAGAAGGGCTGGACGGAAAGCCAGGTCGTCATCCGCTTCTGGATCATCGCCGTCGTGCTCGCCATGGTCGGCCTGTCCACACTGAAGCTGCGATAG
- a CDS encoding UDP-N-acetylmuramoylalanyl-D-glutamyl-2,6-diaminopimelate--D-alanyl-D-alanine ligase, with product MSWLWTSEDLIDIMHGRPVGSLPAGITGISIDSRSIGPGEAFFAIKGDRVDGHDFASMAMANGASLLVVSEARLPALGRLTVPMIVVEDVLAALTTLGIAGRHRSRAKIIGVTGSVGKTTTKEMLRHVLSPSGKVHASVASYNNHWGVPLTLARMPIDTDFGVFEIGMNHPDEIRPLVKMVRPHVAIITTVAAAHLGNFKSIKEIAAAKSEIFEGLEPDGDIILNRDSDQFSFLERQAQALGITRIYSFGQHAKADFRLAEFNGSDEKSALWLTLGSETFEIAIGAPGRHIAENALAVLGAVTLVGGDLDRAIEALATLQPEKGRGKRHRLTIGAGTFTVIDESYNANPASMRAAMALLATGAGDGRGRRIAVLGDMLEMGEHARRVHADLAGPLIAAGIEHAWLSGPEMLALKEALPETVHVEYRETTEELTAFVLSSVAPGDVLMIKSSLGIGFGKIVAALLDKFPAVSDTKPQS from the coding sequence TTGAGCTGGCTTTGGACAAGCGAAGACCTGATCGACATCATGCATGGCCGGCCTGTTGGCTCGTTGCCGGCGGGTATTACGGGAATTTCCATCGACAGCCGTTCGATCGGACCGGGCGAAGCCTTCTTTGCCATCAAGGGCGACCGCGTCGATGGGCATGATTTTGCGAGCATGGCGATGGCCAATGGCGCGTCGTTGCTGGTTGTCAGCGAAGCGCGGCTGCCAGCGCTCGGGCGCCTCACCGTGCCAATGATCGTCGTCGAGGATGTGCTGGCGGCATTGACCACGCTCGGCATCGCCGGCCGGCATCGGTCGCGCGCAAAGATCATCGGCGTTACCGGCTCGGTCGGCAAGACCACGACCAAGGAGATGCTGCGTCACGTGCTTTCGCCCTCCGGCAAAGTCCATGCCTCGGTCGCCTCCTACAACAATCACTGGGGTGTGCCGCTGACGCTGGCGCGCATGCCAATCGATACCGACTTCGGCGTCTTCGAGATCGGGATGAACCATCCGGACGAAATCAGACCGCTGGTGAAGATGGTCCGCCCGCATGTGGCGATCATCACGACGGTGGCTGCCGCCCACCTCGGCAACTTCAAGAGCATCAAGGAAATTGCCGCCGCGAAGTCGGAGATCTTCGAGGGTCTCGAGCCTGACGGAGATATCATCCTCAACCGCGACAGCGACCAGTTCTCGTTCCTTGAGCGCCAGGCGCAGGCGCTCGGCATCACCCGGATCTACAGCTTCGGGCAGCATGCCAAGGCCGACTTCCGGCTGGCGGAATTCAACGGTTCCGACGAGAAATCGGCCCTTTGGCTGACGCTCGGCAGCGAGACGTTCGAGATCGCCATCGGTGCGCCCGGTCGCCACATTGCCGAGAATGCGCTCGCCGTGCTCGGCGCCGTAACGCTGGTCGGCGGCGACCTCGACAGGGCCATCGAGGCACTGGCGACGCTGCAGCCGGAAAAGGGCCGCGGCAAACGCCACAGGCTGACGATCGGGGCGGGCACCTTCACGGTCATTGACGAAAGCTACAATGCCAACCCCGCCTCCATGCGCGCGGCAATGGCGCTGCTGGCAACGGGTGCCGGTGATGGTCGCGGACGCCGCATCGCCGTCCTTGGCGACATGCTCGAGATGGGCGAACATGCGCGTAGGGTGCATGCCGATCTGGCGGGTCCGCTGATTGCCGCGGGGATCGAACACGCCTGGCTCTCCGGGCCGGAGATGCTGGCCCTGAAAGAGGCGCTGCCTGAAACAGTGCATGTCGAATATCGCGAGACGACGGAAGAGCTCACCGCCTTCGTTCTTTCCTCGGTTGCGCCCGGCGATGTGCTGATGATCAAGTCGTCGCTCGGGATCGGGTTCGGCAAGATCGTGGCGGCTTTGCTTGACAAATTTCCTGCAGTTTCCGACACGAAGCCGCAAAGCTAA
- a CDS encoding UDP-N-acetylmuramoyl-L-alanyl-D-glutamate--2,6-diaminopimelate ligase, translating into MKLRDLVGTEFPELNGPVGGSLGDIDITGLSADSRQITPGMAFVAVAGSKADGAAFVADAAARGAAVIFAQHVADTDKVPVVAVSEPRRLLALAAARFFGRQPETMVAVTGTAGKTSVASFTRQIWAHAGSTAAMIGTTGVISPSRNDYGSLTTPDPVSLHKLLAELADEGVTHAAMEASSHGLDQFRLDGVRLKAAGFTNLGRDHMDYHPTVEAYMAAKMRLFDTLLPQGSPAVIFADDAWSDQAIAAARQAGHDIRTVGRKGNFLTLKRVEHSRHKQVAEVHFGTEIFEVHIPLAGDFQIANALVAAGLAISTGVPAAVAMQALEKLQGASGRLELIGQTRNGALAYVDYAHKPDALENVLAAVRPFTTGRVIVVFGCGGDRDRGKRPIMGEIACRLADVVIVTDDNPRSEQPAAIRAEIMAAATSATEIADRAEAIRAAVDMLKAGDTLIVAGKGHEEGQTVAGVTLPFSDHAEVRRALGETTT; encoded by the coding sequence ATGAAATTGCGTGATCTCGTCGGGACCGAGTTTCCCGAGTTGAACGGACCGGTCGGCGGCTCGCTGGGCGACATCGACATCACGGGTCTTTCCGCCGACAGCCGGCAGATTACGCCGGGAATGGCCTTTGTCGCGGTTGCCGGCAGCAAAGCCGATGGCGCCGCCTTCGTTGCCGATGCTGCTGCGCGCGGCGCCGCGGTAATTTTCGCCCAGCATGTAGCCGATACCGATAAGGTTCCCGTTGTTGCCGTGTCCGAGCCGCGCCGCCTGTTGGCGCTGGCAGCCGCGCGCTTTTTTGGGCGCCAGCCGGAAACCATGGTCGCCGTCACGGGTACGGCCGGCAAGACCTCCGTTGCCTCCTTCACCCGCCAGATCTGGGCACATGCCGGAAGCACCGCCGCAATGATCGGCACGACCGGCGTCATCTCCCCCAGCCGCAACGACTATGGCTCGCTGACGACGCCGGATCCGGTGTCGCTGCACAAACTGCTGGCCGAGCTTGCCGACGAGGGCGTGACCCATGCCGCGATGGAAGCATCCAGCCATGGGCTTGACCAGTTCCGTCTCGATGGTGTGCGTCTCAAGGCTGCTGGCTTTACCAATCTCGGCCGCGATCACATGGACTATCACCCGACCGTGGAGGCCTATATGGCCGCCAAGATGCGGCTGTTCGATACGCTGCTGCCGCAGGGATCGCCGGCCGTTATCTTTGCCGACGACGCATGGTCGGATCAGGCCATAGCCGCAGCCCGGCAGGCAGGCCACGACATCCGCACCGTTGGCCGCAAGGGCAATTTCCTGACGCTGAAGCGGGTCGAGCATTCGCGCCACAAGCAGGTCGCCGAGGTGCATTTCGGCACCGAGATCTTCGAGGTTCACATTCCGCTCGCCGGCGATTTCCAGATTGCCAATGCGCTGGTTGCAGCCGGCCTTGCGATCTCGACCGGCGTTCCGGCAGCCGTGGCGATGCAGGCGCTGGAAAAACTCCAGGGAGCTTCCGGTCGTCTTGAGCTGATCGGCCAGACGCGCAACGGCGCGCTTGCCTATGTCGATTACGCCCACAAGCCGGATGCGCTGGAAAACGTGCTTGCGGCTGTGCGACCCTTTACCACCGGTCGTGTCATCGTGGTCTTTGGCTGCGGTGGCGACCGGGATCGCGGCAAGCGGCCGATCATGGGCGAGATCGCCTGCCGGCTGGCCGACGTGGTCATCGTCACCGACGACAATCCGCGTTCTGAACAACCGGCTGCCATTCGCGCCGAAATCATGGCTGCGGCCACCTCAGCTACGGAAATCGCGGACCGTGCCGAGGCTATCCGCGCCGCAGTCGACATGCTGAAGGCCGGCGATACGCTGATCGTGGCCGGCAAGGGGCACGAGGAAGGCCAGACGGTCGCCGGTGTCACCTTGCCGTTCTCGGATCATGCGGAAGTGCGCCGGGCACTAGGGGAGACGACAACTTGA
- a CDS encoding peptidoglycan D,D-transpeptidase FtsI family protein encodes MSFLSRIMLLKSKAHFSAGNNGKPVDALASAVVEGSRKRKTGQARSRVLLLSVSFGVVYCIIGARLVEYGTAMPDTVSSILPADRLMASRPDIVDRNGALLATDIRTVSLFAEPNKIVDVDDAVEKLSTVLPDLDLKGTYKKLSTNTSHFAWLKRQLTPKQQSQILALGIPGIGFRPEKRRFYPGGPTASHILGYVNIDNRGVMGMEKYIDDQGLADLAAVGMTSNEPLEPVKLSIDVRVQAIARDVVTKAVVNFKAKGGGAIVLDVKTGEVIAMASAPDFDPNEPNASAAEGWLNRMSNGTFEMGSTFKTFTMAMALDSGKVTLRDAFDASAPIRIGGFVIHDFHGQGRVLTVPEIFQYSSNIGTAKIADLVGIDAHKEFLTRLGLLTRMPTELPEVKTPSQPKVWKKINSITISFGHGVSTTALQTAVAGAALVNGGKLIEPTFLPRTAEQADLVAKTVIKKSTSDDVRFLLDFNGSKGSGRAARVPGYDVGSKTGTADKVVNGRYSHTANFNTFLAAFPIDNPRYVVMSFCDEPLTGEHGGTISAYTAAPIARDIIARSAAILGVKPKFGEGGSALLVSY; translated from the coding sequence ATGTCTTTTCTGTCCCGCATCATGCTCTTGAAGAGCAAGGCACATTTTTCTGCCGGTAACAATGGAAAGCCAGTCGACGCGCTCGCCAGCGCTGTTGTCGAGGGATCGCGAAAGCGCAAGACAGGCCAGGCGAGGAGCCGCGTCCTGTTGTTGAGCGTGAGCTTCGGCGTCGTCTACTGCATCATCGGCGCGCGACTGGTCGAGTACGGCACTGCCATGCCCGACACGGTATCGAGCATTCTGCCGGCCGACAGGCTGATGGCCTCGCGGCCCGACATCGTCGACCGTAACGGGGCGCTGCTGGCGACCGACATCCGCACCGTGTCGCTGTTTGCCGAGCCAAACAAGATCGTCGACGTCGACGATGCCGTCGAAAAACTCTCGACCGTGCTGCCGGATCTCGATCTCAAGGGCACCTACAAGAAGCTTTCGACCAACACGTCGCACTTCGCCTGGCTGAAGCGCCAGCTGACGCCAAAGCAGCAGAGCCAGATCCTGGCGCTCGGTATTCCCGGCATCGGTTTCCGGCCTGAAAAGCGCCGCTTCTATCCCGGCGGCCCGACGGCCTCGCATATCCTCGGCTATGTCAACATCGACAACCGCGGCGTCATGGGCATGGAAAAGTACATCGACGACCAGGGCCTTGCCGATCTCGCCGCCGTCGGCATGACCAGCAATGAGCCGCTTGAGCCGGTCAAGCTGTCGATCGACGTTCGCGTCCAGGCCATTGCCCGCGATGTCGTGACCAAGGCGGTCGTCAACTTCAAGGCCAAGGGTGGCGGCGCCATCGTCCTCGACGTCAAGACCGGCGAAGTCATCGCCATGGCGTCGGCCCCCGATTTCGATCCGAACGAGCCGAACGCAAGTGCAGCCGAAGGCTGGCTCAACCGCATGTCGAACGGCACCTTCGAAATGGGGTCGACCTTCAAGACTTTCACGATGGCGATGGCGCTCGACAGCGGCAAGGTGACGCTTCGGGACGCTTTCGATGCCAGCGCGCCGATCCGCATCGGCGGCTTCGTGATCCACGATTTCCATGGCCAGGGCCGCGTACTGACAGTTCCGGAAATCTTCCAGTATTCGTCCAACATCGGGACGGCGAAGATCGCCGATCTCGTCGGCATCGACGCCCACAAGGAGTTCCTGACGCGCCTCGGTCTCTTGACCCGCATGCCAACGGAACTGCCCGAGGTGAAGACGCCAAGCCAGCCGAAAGTCTGGAAGAAGATCAACTCGATCACCATCTCATTCGGCCACGGCGTCTCGACGACGGCGCTGCAGACGGCTGTGGCCGGTGCGGCGCTGGTCAACGGAGGCAAGCTCATCGAGCCGACCTTCCTGCCGCGCACCGCAGAGCAGGCCGACCTTGTGGCTAAAACCGTTATCAAGAAGAGCACCAGCGACGATGTCCGCTTCCTGCTAGACTTCAATGGCTCCAAGGGTTCCGGTCGTGCCGCCCGCGTTCCCGGCTACGATGTCGGCAGCAAGACCGGCACGGCGGACAAGGTCGTCAACGGTCGCTACTCCCACACCGCCAACTTCAACACCTTCCTCGCAGCCTTCCCGATCGACAATCCCCGCTATGTGGTCATGAGCTTTTGCGACGAACCGTTGACCGGCGAGCACGGGGGCACGATTTCTGCCTATACGGCAGCCCCCATCGCGCGCGATATCATCGCCCGTTCGGCAGCGATTCTCGGTGTAAAACCGAAATTCGGTGAGGGCGGCTCCGCCTTGCTGGTGTCTTATTGA
- the ftsL gene encoding cell division protein FtsL, giving the protein MLKTFDIVLIGVMTTAAAVTYTIKHRAELKLEEVHHLESEIKLEKDTIELLKADWALVVQPNRLERLVANYNSELQLQPTLSTSLVQPNELPMLRSQLPQPPGIMDGKPTAKPGPSKGDDSDADIRKVIADVAAKPAPKPVARLAPAKHGKSGVDDIKTGSVKR; this is encoded by the coding sequence ATGCTGAAGACCTTCGATATCGTGCTCATCGGCGTCATGACCACTGCGGCAGCCGTGACCTACACCATCAAGCACCGCGCCGAGCTCAAACTCGAGGAGGTTCATCACCTCGAATCCGAGATCAAGCTTGAGAAGGATACCATCGAGCTGCTGAAGGCCGACTGGGCGCTGGTCGTGCAGCCGAACCGCCTCGAGCGTCTGGTCGCCAACTATAACAGCGAACTGCAGCTGCAGCCGACACTTTCGACATCGCTCGTGCAGCCGAACGAACTGCCCATGCTGCGCAGCCAGCTACCGCAACCCCCGGGTATCATGGACGGCAAGCCGACCGCAAAGCCTGGCCCATCCAAGGGCGACGACAGCGATGCCGATATCCGCAAGGTTATTGCCGACGTGGCGGCCAAGCCTGCGCCGAAGCCGGTCGCAAGGCTGGCACCGGCCAAGCATGGCAAGTCCGGTGTCGACGATATCAAAACGGGATCGGTGAAGCGCTGA
- the rsmH gene encoding 16S rRNA (cytosine(1402)-N(4))-methyltransferase RsmH translates to MEAQPGGDCAEAGSGPLRHIPVLLAEVVRALEPAPGKVILDGTFGAGGYTSALLELGADVIALDRDPTAIAAGQSLVEAHPGKLTLIHSQFSQLAEHAPEGGLDGIVLDIGVSSMQIDEAERGFSFQRNGPLDMRMSAKGVSAADVINNAKLADLIRIFVFLGEEKQAPRIAHAIEKRRAEKPFETTRDLAGLIELVTPRKAKDKIHPATRVFQSLRIFVNDELGELAEALFAAERALKPGGRLVVVTFHSLEDRIVKKFLTDRSGRSTGSRHMPVVHERAATFDAIGKQVVSAGEVEAELNPRARSAKLRAAVRTAAPAEAADVSIFELPNLATLAKLGG, encoded by the coding sequence ATGGAAGCTCAACCTGGCGGAGATTGTGCTGAAGCCGGTAGCGGGCCGCTTCGTCATATTCCGGTTCTCCTAGCCGAAGTCGTAAGGGCGCTGGAGCCTGCGCCCGGCAAGGTAATTCTCGACGGAACTTTCGGGGCTGGTGGCTATACGTCGGCGCTGCTGGAGTTGGGTGCCGATGTGATTGCGCTCGACCGCGATCCGACGGCGATTGCGGCAGGCCAGTCGCTGGTCGAAGCTCATCCCGGCAAACTCACTCTCATTCACTCGCAGTTCTCTCAGCTGGCAGAGCACGCACCGGAGGGCGGTCTCGACGGCATCGTTCTCGATATCGGCGTGTCCTCAATGCAGATCGACGAGGCCGAGCGCGGCTTCTCGTTCCAGAGGAACGGTCCGCTCGACATGCGCATGTCGGCCAAGGGCGTCTCTGCTGCCGACGTCATCAACAATGCCAAGCTCGCCGACCTGATCCGCATCTTCGTCTTTCTTGGCGAAGAAAAGCAGGCGCCGCGCATCGCCCATGCCATCGAGAAGCGTCGCGCCGAAAAGCCTTTCGAGACGACGCGTGATCTTGCAGGACTGATCGAGCTGGTGACACCCCGTAAGGCCAAGGACAAGATCCATCCGGCGACCCGTGTCTTCCAGTCGCTGCGCATCTTCGTCAACGACGAACTCGGTGAACTGGCCGAAGCGCTGTTTGCCGCCGAGCGGGCTTTGAAACCCGGCGGCCGCCTCGTCGTCGTCACCTTCCATTCGCTGGAAGACCGGATCGTCAAGAAGTTCCTCACAGATCGTTCGGGCCGCTCGACGGGGTCGCGCCATATGCCAGTCGTACACGAGCGGGCGGCGACTTTCGATGCCATCGGCAAGCAGGTCGTCTCAGCCGGCGAGGTCGAAGCCGAGCTCAATCCGCGTGCCCGTTCGGCCAAGCTGCGTGCTGCTGTGCGAACCGCTGCGCCGGCGGAAGCAGCCGACGTTTCGATTTTCGAGCTGCCGAACCTTGCCACTCTTGCAAAGCTTGGAGGTTGA
- the mraZ gene encoding division/cell wall cluster transcriptional repressor MraZ: MKRFLSNATNKIDAKGRVSVPSVFRSVLSERAIPELYCFQDFVFPAISIGGLDLLDRFEQQIAAEDPFSSQANQMSLLIHGGGVFMKLDAEGRLMVTDFIRDFTGITDEVTFVGRADYFQLWEPQAFQALQATAREERRLAGMRS; encoded by the coding sequence ATGAAACGCTTCCTGTCGAACGCGACAAACAAGATCGATGCCAAGGGCCGGGTTTCCGTGCCTTCGGTATTTCGATCGGTGCTGTCGGAGCGCGCCATTCCGGAGTTGTACTGCTTCCAGGATTTCGTGTTTCCGGCGATCAGCATCGGCGGACTGGATCTGCTCGACCGGTTCGAGCAACAGATTGCGGCGGAAGATCCTTTTTCGTCGCAGGCGAATCAGATGTCGCTCCTCATCCACGGGGGCGGGGTGTTCATGAAGCTCGATGCCGAAGGGCGGTTGATGGTCACGGATTTCATCCGCGATTTCACCGGAATCACCGACGAGGTGACCTTCGTGGGTCGGGCGGACTACTTTCAGCTTTGGGAGCCGCAGGCGTTTCAAGCCCTGCAGGCAACCGCAAGAGAGGAGCGCAGGCTGGCGGGCATGCGTTCCTGA